DNA sequence from the Bacillota bacterium genome:
GCCGCTTCGTCGCTCCTAAGGGCGACTGAGTAGTCGCCGGCCGCGGTGACCACGGTCCGGGGGGCTTCCCCGCGAACCACGCCGACGGTCCGCAGGACCTGCCCGGGCGTGGCCAACCGGATGAGGGTGAAGTTCTTGAACCCGTAACTCAAGAGGCGCGCGGCATCGCCCCAACGGTCCCCGCTGTGCAAGACGACGGCGATCAGCCGCTGGTCCCCGCGGGTGGCCGAGGCGACCAGGCACTTCCCCGCGACCGAGGTCGTCCCGGTCTTGACCCCGTCGGCCCCTTCAAAGCTCCACAGGAGGCGGTTGGTGTTGTACAGGGTCGCCTGCCGCTTCTCATCCTCGCTGACGAAGAGTTTTTCCCGGGTGGCGACGATCTCGGCGAAAGTCGGGTTCTCCAGGGCCGCCCGCGCCATCAGGGCCAGGTCATAGGCGGTCGAGTAGTGTCCCGGCGCGGTCAGGCCGTGGGGGTTTTGGAACTGGGTGTCGTAGGCCCCCAGGGCCCTGGCCTTGGCGTTCATCATCGCGACGAAGGCCGCCTCACTACCCGCGATGTGTTCAGCGGCGGCCACCGAGGCGTCGTTCCCGGAGCGCATCAGGATGCCGTAGAGGACCCGCTCGAGGGTCAGCCGCTCGCCCGCCCGCAGGTGCATCGACGACCCGGGGGTGGCCGCGGCCCGCCGGGAAACGGTCACCACGTCGTTCAAGTTGCCCCGCTCGAGGACCAGAAGGGCGGTCATGATCTTCGTCGTGCTGGCCATCGGACGAAGCCGGCGAGCCTCCTTGGCGAAAAGGACCCGCCCCGAGGCCCAGTCGATGAGGACGGCCGAGGGCGAGCTGACCTGCGGCGGCTTGATCTGGGCCCCGGTCTCGGCGGACGATCCGGCGGCGGTGCCCGGTGCCGCGGCGAAGGCCCCGACCGGGCCCAGGACTAAGAAGGCGATGGTCACCGCCGTCATCAAACGTCGCCCTGCCCGGGTCCTTGCCGTCTGGTCGGGCCTGAGCCGCCTGCGGTGAGTAACGTCCGACACGTGCCCATCCCCCCGGAGCAAGCCTCGACAAGATTCTATTGGCGTGGCCCGGGCTTTAGTCGAGGCTCCGGAGGAACGAGAAAGCCCCGTCCGATGTCCCGACGGGGCTGACTTCCCATAGGCTCGCCCTATTTCTTGACCGTCAGGATGAGCGTCCTGGGGGGTTGTTCACGCGGGCCGGTATCCACCGGCGCCGAGTTGACCGCGAGGCTGACTCCGCCCGGGTTACCCATCCGAAGTTCGAAGCGGTCCTTGGCCGACCACTCCATTTCCCGGCCGGCCTCGAGGACCTCCTCATTAACCGTCTGCCCGTCGGCCACGGCTCTGACCCAGCAGCGTTCATTGGCCTTGAGGGTGACCACGACTTCCGTGACACTCAGGGTGTAGATAGTCGTCTCCTGATCCGTCTGCCTGCCCTCCAGGACCAGCTTGGAGAAGTCCGGAACGGGCTGTGTCCCCGGTGACCCGGTGACCGGAGTGCTCCCCCCGGCGGAACCGCTTGAGCCCCCTGGCGCGGCGCCCCCGGTCTGTCCGGCCCCCGTAGGTCCGTTCTCGCCGCTCCGGGGCGGGTTCGCCGCCTGCCAGTGGTCCAGGTAGCGCCAACCGACATAGCCGAGCCCGCCCAGAATGAGCAAACTGATAACGATCAGGACCACCGGTGAGCGCTTGCGCCGTGCATGGCGGCGGCGCTCACCCTCTTCCCCGGCTGACCGGGGCCTCTGGGAAGGCCTTTGGGGTCCCTGCGCCCGTTTGACCCGAGTCGGCCGAACCATTGTGGGCGTTGTTCCCGGTGGCGACGCCGGCGACGGCGCCGGCCGCGGCTCGCGGTGCGCCCGCGAGGACCGGGCACCGGAATCGTTGCGTCCGCCGGTTCCCTCCCGGCCACCAAGGACCTCGGCCGCCTTGATTTCCTTGTACTTGGTGACCAGATTGATCCCGTCAAGGCCCAGGTAATTCCCGTAGAAACGGAGGAAACCCTTGAAATAGGCCTCTCCTGGAGTCTCGCCATCCTTACCGGCCTCGAGCGCCTCCAGGTACTTGGTCCTTATCTTCGTGTCCAGCTGAGCTTGGGCAAGGCTGATCCCCTTGCTCTCGCGCGTCCGGCGGAGCAGGTCGCCGACGGCCGCCAGGCCCGATGGCCCTTCCTCGACGACCTTGCCTTCCCTCTCGCCGTTCTCGTCCAACGGTGATCGTCCCCCTAACCCGTGTGATCGCCCCGGAGCGACGGCCGCCCGGCGGCGCCGTCCTCAGGGCTGCAGTCGGTTGAGAAGGCGGGCGAACGGGATGGTCTCCCTGACGTGCTCCAGCCCGCAAACCCAGGCCACGGTTCGCTCGATCCCGAGTCCGAAGCCGGAGTGCGGGAAGGTCCCGTACTTTCTCAGGTCGGTGTACCATCGGTAGGCCTCGGCCGGGAGGTCGTGCCGGCGGAGGCCCTCGTCCAGTTGCGCCGGGTCGTCGATCCGTTGCGAGCCGCCGATGATCTCACCATAGCCCTCGGAGGCCAGCAGGTCGGCGGCCAGGACGACCTCTGGCCGATTCGGGTCGGGCTTCATGTAAAAGGCCTTGATCTCCCGCGGAAAATGAGTGACGAAGACGGGCCGGTCGAACTGATTGGAGATGATCGTCTCGTCGGGGGCCCCAAAGTCCTCGCCCCACGGGATTTCCCGTCCGGCTGCCCGCAGGCGTTCCAAGGCCTCGTCGTAGCTGATCCGCGGGAAGGGGGTCTTGATCTTCTGCAACGGGGCGGTATCCCTCTCGATCGCCTTCAGCTCGGTGGCCCGCCGCTCGAGGACGCGGGCGACGACGTAGGCGATCATCTCTTCCTGCAGCCGGAGGTTATCCTCGAAGTCGAAGAAAGCCGCCTCAGGTTCGATCATCCAGAACTCGATCAGATGCCGTCGGGTCTTGGACTTTTCGGCCCGGAAGGTCGGCCCGTAGCAGTAGACCCGCCCGAAAGCCGCGGCCGTGGCCTCGTTATAGAGCTGCCCGCTCTGACTCAGATAAGCCTTGGTGTCGAAGTAGTCCGTCTCAAACAGGGTGGTCGTTCCCTCACAGGCGTTGGGCGTGAGAATCGGCGAATCGACCCGGATGAACCCCTGCTCGTCCAGGAAGTCCTCACAGGCCCGGATGACTTCTGAGCGGATGCGGATGATCGCGTTCTGCCGAGGCGTCCTGAGCCAGAGGTGGCGGTTGTCCATCAGGAATTCGACCCCGTGCTCCTTATGGGTGATCGGGTAGTCTTCGGCCACCTGGATCAGGTCGAGGCCGGTCAAGGTCAACTCCACGCCGCCGGGGGCGCGCTTGTCCGCCCTCACCCGGCCGCGGACGGCCACCGACGACTCCTGGGTCAGGCGATCGCAGGCCGCGAAGGTCTCCGCCCCGATCTCGTTCGGAGCGGCCACGGCCTGCACGAAGCCGGTGCCGTCGCGGATGATCAGGAACTGGATCTTCCCGCTTGAGCGCCGATTGTAAACCCAGCCGCGGAGTTCGACTTCCTCCCCGACATGCTCCGCCAGCCGGCTGATGGTTGTCGCCGTCAAAGTCACCCAAACCTCCTGGTCCACCCAATATTCTCCGGGCCTCCGCCGCTCTTTACGGGGGTGCCCTCCGCTCTTTGTTATGCCCCGTGGCTAGGAATTCCTGCTTTCATGGCCGTGTGGAGGCGGAAAGTTGCCGGTAACGGGGAGCCCCGGGGTGAACCCCGGGGCTCCGTGCCGCTCAGTTGCTTCGACCGACGTCATGGTCCGCGGCTGTTCCGGCTCAGCCACCGGCTCCCTGGAGCTGCTTCAGTACCTGGCCGAGGTTTTGGACGGCGCTTCCGTAGGCGGCCCAGTCTCCCCGGGTCATCGCTTCCTGGGCCTGCTGGTAGAGTTGGTTGGCCTGGGCGATCAAGCTACGCACGGCAGCCGACTGACCGGTTCCGGTCGATGGGCCGGGGCTGGGGGTCCCGGGCGTGACCGGGCCGGGCGTGATCGGGGTCGCGCCGAAGATTCGGGCCAGGGCCTCGCCGAGGCTCGGCTCCATGACCACCCGCTCCCCGTAGGCGACGATGACCCGCTTCAGCTCAGGTAGCTTGTTGGTGGCCGATTCGAGGTAGAGCGGGCGGACGTAAACGAGGGAGTTGTCAATCGGGATGACCATCAGGTCACCCTGGTTGGCGCTGGTCCACAGGGTCAGCTGCCGGACGATCTCGGGGTCCTGGTTGATCCGGGCCTTGATCTGCTCCGGCCCATAGACCAGCTTCTGTTTGGGGAACTTGAAGACCAAGAGTTGCCCGTAGTGCTCACCGTCCGAGCGGGCGGCGATCCAGGCGATCATGTTCTGCTTGGTCGTCGGGGTATAGGGCATGATCAGGACGAACTCCTCGGCCTGCTGACCGGGGATCCGCATGATGATGTATTCCGGCTGGGGAACGGTCTTTTGCCCACTCTGGCCGGACGACTGGTCGGTCGCGGCCCCGGCGCCGGTCAGCCCGACCCCCTGCCACTTGTCCTCCTTGTTGTACCAGACGATCGGGTCCAGCATGTGATAGGTCGCATAGCGCTCGGCCTGCACCTGGAAGAGGCCCATCGGGTAGCGGATATGCCGCCGCAGATCCGGCCGCATCTGGTCGATGCTGGTAAAGAGGCTCGGGAACATCTTCTGGTAGGTCTGGATCAGCGGGTCCTTGGGATCGACCACGTAGTAGGTCGTGTCGCCGTTGTAGGCGTCGACCACCACCTTGACCGAGTTGCGGATGTAGTTCATCCCTTCCGGGGTCCGCTCCGAGTATGGGAACCGCCCGCTATAAGTGTAGGCGTCGATGATCCAGAAGAGGCCGCCGTCGTCCCCCACGACGATATAGGGATTGTCGTCATAGGACAGGAACGGGGCGATCTTGGCCTGCCGGGTCAGCGGGGCGGCCGCCGTCGGCTTGATGTTCCGGTAGAGGAGGATCCGGCTGTCGCGTTGGACGACGTCGGACAAGAGCATCTGGAAGGATTCCAGCCGCAGGGCGAAGGCCGCCTTGACCAGGGGTGAGGATAGCTTGACGCCGCCTGTCCCCTGGTAGGTCGTGTAGGCGTTGTCGTCGCCCATCGGGTAGTCGAATTCCTTCTGCTTGGTGTCGACCAGCACATAGTCGTCGGTCAGTTCTCCGAAGTAGATCTCGGGTCGGGTGACGGCCACGTTCACCGTCGACTTGGGCGGGATGTCCTTGACCATCATCAACGGCAGGCCCTCGGCGGTGACCTCAGTGGTCGGGCTCATTACCAGCCCGTAACCGTGGGTGAAGTTCAGGTGGCGGTTCACCCAGGTGTCCGAGTTCTGCTGGGCCAGCACGCTCTTGTCGAGTTCTCTGGCGGCCAGGGTGACCTGGCGGTAGCGACCATTGATGGTGTACCGGTCGACATCCACGTCGTTGAACCGGTAGTAGGGGCGCAACCCTTGAAGCTGAGCATAGGTGCTGAGAAGCTGAGGGCGATCCCAGATTCGGATGTTTTCGATCGTCCCCTGGTTGGCCGCCAGCGTCTGCTGGTTGAGGCCGTCCTGGGCGGTGAACTCCTTCTCATCCACCTGGTCCAACCCGAACCCGAGCCGACTGAACTCGATTGTATACCTGATGTACGGCTCTTCTCTGGTCAGTTCGTTCGGGGTCACCTCGAACTGCTGGACAAAATAGGGATAGACGGTCCCGGCCAGGAACGAGGCGGCCAGGAGGACGCCGAAGCCGATGGCCGGCAGGTTCGTCCGGCGAAGGAAGGCGTTGAGCGCGGTGATGATCGCCAGGGCGATGGCCAGCACGGCCAAGATCTTCAGCCCCGGGGCCTCCGCGTGGACATCAGTGTAGCTGGCCCCGAAGACGACCCCCCGGGGTGAGTAGACCAAGCCGTACAGCCTGAGCAGATAGCCGCCGGCCTTGACCAGGAACGCCGCCGCCAAGAGGAGCGACAGGTGGGCCATGGGCTGCGGCATGAGTTCGGGCATTCCACGGCCGAAGTTGATCTGCCGATTGAAGATATAGAGGGCGCCCGAGCCCAAGATGGCGATGACGATCGCCGCCATGACCGTCCCATAGAGCGCCTCGAGGAACGGGACCTGGAACACGTAGAAGGCGACGTCCCGGTGGAAGATGGGGTCGCCGACCCCAAAGGGGACCCGATTGAGATACTGCAAAAAGACTTCCCAGTACGCGGCGAAGTTGATTCCGGCGATGACCCCGATCGCCGCCGCGGCCAGGGTGAGGATGATCTTGATCCACCTGGGAGTGACCGCTCGGCCCAGGGTGGCCTCAATCAGTTCGCCCTGGAGCTGCCACAGGCGTCCCTTGGCCCACCATAGGTTGGCCCAAATGAATAGGCCGAACAAGGTGCCGGCGACGAGACCCAGCCATACCTTGGTCCAGAGGACCGTGGTGAAGACCCCGGCGAAGCCGAGCGAGCCGAACCACATGAAGTCCGTGTAGTATTCGGAAAAGACGAAGAAGGACAACAGGACGAGGGCCAACAGAGCCAGGAAGACCCGCAGGAACCAGGAACTGCGCAAGACGCAGAACCTCCTTATCGAAGGTGTCCCGTACTACTTCGGCCGCGGGCCGGTCGATACCTTCAGGGCCGGCCTCATTTCCACAGGCGTTCCAGGGCGCAGCCCTGGAAGTAGTGGGTCAGGATGGCCGAGGCCTTCCACCCCGCTTGGGCCAGGGCCTGGGCGCCGCGCTGGTCGAGGCCGGTACCGTGGCCCCAACCCCGGCCGGTGAAGATGACCGCCCCCGTCCCCTGGTCGATCGAGGTGATCAGGGTCGACCGGAAGACGTCCGAACCGACGGCCTCCCGCAGGGCGGGTCCGCTGATCTTCTTCGATCCGACGGTGATTTCGAGCGCTCGGCCGGAGACCCCGTACCGGCTGATCTTGACCGTACTCGACGAGCCGGGGGCCGCCCCGGTCACCCCCTCGAGTTGCCACCGCGGCACGGCCAGCCGCCAAGTCTCTTCGGCCGGCGGAGTCACGGCGTCCCCCAATGACGGGACGCTGGCCAGATAGGGGGACGGGTGGCCGAGGTCGGGAAAGGCCTCCCGACCGGTCGCCGTCAACCCGCCGGCCGAGTTGGAGTAAAGGGAGAAGATGAGGTCGCGGTCGTAGGTCAGGACCTGCCCCCGAGTCATCGCCACGGCCTGGCGAACCGCCGCGTTGATCCTCGCCGGCGCGTAGGCCTGCAGGTGCTGCGGGCTGGTGCAGGCGTCCGTCCCATGGATCCGGCGCGGTCCGATTCCGAGCTGCATGTTCCTAAGGGTCTCGGTCCGGGAGCAGACCGCCTGAGCGGCCAGGGCTTCCAGGGGCCAGTCGGGGTCCATCTCCGCGGCGATCACGCCGGCCAGATACTCTTCCATCGCCATTGAAACCGAGTAGCCGCGGTCGTCGAGGAAGACCGAAATTACTGGCTCCGCGGCCCAGACCCGGCGCCATTCGAGACCGGCCGGCGCAACCGGCGGGCCCGCGGCTCCCACGGTCTCGGGTCCCACGCCGACAGCGACGAGGATGACCGCCGTGCAGGCCAACGCGGCCCAACGGAACGGGCGCCCAGAGTCTGGCTTTGCCGCCAACGTCAATCACCCCGGGCTAGTATGCCCGGGGTGCTCTGCTTTCGCCTCGCTCAGCGGAGGGTGATGTCGACCCGGAGATGGGTCTGGTCCCACTTCAGCTCACC
Encoded proteins:
- a CDS encoding D-alanyl-D-alanine carboxypeptidase family protein, translating into MTAVTIAFLVLGPVGAFAAAPGTAAGSSAETGAQIKPPQVSSPSAVLIDWASGRVLFAKEARRLRPMASTTKIMTALLVLERGNLNDVVTVSRRAAATPGSSMHLRAGERLTLERVLYGILMRSGNDASVAAAEHIAGSEAAFVAMMNAKARALGAYDTQFQNPHGLTAPGHYSTAYDLALMARAALENPTFAEIVATREKLFVSEDEKRQATLYNTNRLLWSFEGADGVKTGTTSVAGKCLVASATRGDQRLIAVVLHSGDRWGDAARLLSYGFKNFTLIRLATPGQVLRTVGVVRGEAPRTVVTAAGDYSVALRSDEAALARVEWGFPDTLRAPVRRGDVVGEVRVYVGDELREAFPLVAQDDNRRRTPLRLFLRAFLPLLRLSARFGVE
- a CDS encoding helix-turn-helix domain-containing protein, producing the protein MDENGEREGKVVEEGPSGLAAVGDLLRRTRESKGISLAQAQLDTKIRTKYLEALEAGKDGETPGEAYFKGFLRFYGNYLGLDGINLVTKYKEIKAAEVLGGREGTGGRNDSGARSSRAHREPRPAPSPASPPGTTPTMVRPTRVKRAQGPQRPSQRPRSAGEEGERRRHARRKRSPVVLIVISLLILGGLGYVGWRYLDHWQAANPPRSGENGPTGAGQTGGAAPGGSSGSAGGSTPVTGSPGTQPVPDFSKLVLEGRQTDQETTIYTLSVTEVVVTLKANERCWVRAVADGQTVNEEVLEAGREMEWSAKDRFELRMGNPGGVSLAVNSAPVDTGPREQPPRTLILTVKK
- the asnS gene encoding asparagine--tRNA ligase, whose product is MTATTISRLAEHVGEEVELRGWVYNRRSSGKIQFLIIRDGTGFVQAVAAPNEIGAETFAACDRLTQESSVAVRGRVRADKRAPGGVELTLTGLDLIQVAEDYPITHKEHGVEFLMDNRHLWLRTPRQNAIIRIRSEVIRACEDFLDEQGFIRVDSPILTPNACEGTTTLFETDYFDTKAYLSQSGQLYNEATAAAFGRVYCYGPTFRAEKSKTRRHLIEFWMIEPEAAFFDFEDNLRLQEEMIAYVVARVLERRATELKAIERDTAPLQKIKTPFPRISYDEALERLRAAGREIPWGEDFGAPDETIISNQFDRPVFVTHFPREIKAFYMKPDPNRPEVVLAADLLASEGYGEIIGGSQRIDDPAQLDEGLRRHDLPAEAYRWYTDLRKYGTFPHSGFGLGIERTVAWVCGLEHVRETIPFARLLNRLQP
- a CDS encoding UPF0182 family protein, yielding MRSSWFLRVFLALLALVLLSFFVFSEYYTDFMWFGSLGFAGVFTTVLWTKVWLGLVAGTLFGLFIWANLWWAKGRLWQLQGELIEATLGRAVTPRWIKIILTLAAAAIGVIAGINFAAYWEVFLQYLNRVPFGVGDPIFHRDVAFYVFQVPFLEALYGTVMAAIVIAILGSGALYIFNRQINFGRGMPELMPQPMAHLSLLLAAAFLVKAGGYLLRLYGLVYSPRGVVFGASYTDVHAEAPGLKILAVLAIALAIITALNAFLRRTNLPAIGFGVLLAASFLAGTVYPYFVQQFEVTPNELTREEPYIRYTIEFSRLGFGLDQVDEKEFTAQDGLNQQTLAANQGTIENIRIWDRPQLLSTYAQLQGLRPYYRFNDVDVDRYTINGRYRQVTLAARELDKSVLAQQNSDTWVNRHLNFTHGYGLVMSPTTEVTAEGLPLMMVKDIPPKSTVNVAVTRPEIYFGELTDDYVLVDTKQKEFDYPMGDDNAYTTYQGTGGVKLSSPLVKAAFALRLESFQMLLSDVVQRDSRILLYRNIKPTAAAPLTRQAKIAPFLSYDDNPYIVVGDDGGLFWIIDAYTYSGRFPYSERTPEGMNYIRNSVKVVVDAYNGDTTYYVVDPKDPLIQTYQKMFPSLFTSIDQMRPDLRRHIRYPMGLFQVQAERYATYHMLDPIVWYNKEDKWQGVGLTGAGAATDQSSGQSGQKTVPQPEYIIMRIPGQQAEEFVLIMPYTPTTKQNMIAWIAARSDGEHYGQLLVFKFPKQKLVYGPEQIKARINQDPEIVRQLTLWTSANQGDLMVIPIDNSLVYVRPLYLESATNKLPELKRVIVAYGERVVMEPSLGEALARIFGATPITPGPVTPGTPSPGPSTGTGQSAAVRSLIAQANQLYQQAQEAMTRGDWAAYGSAVQNLGQVLKQLQGAGG
- a CDS encoding SpoIID/LytB domain-containing protein, translated to MAAKPDSGRPFRWAALACTAVILVAVGVGPETVGAAGPPVAPAGLEWRRVWAAEPVISVFLDDRGYSVSMAMEEYLAGVIAAEMDPDWPLEALAAQAVCSRTETLRNMQLGIGPRRIHGTDACTSPQHLQAYAPARINAAVRQAVAMTRGQVLTYDRDLIFSLYSNSAGGLTATGREAFPDLGHPSPYLASVPSLGDAVTPPAEETWRLAVPRWQLEGVTGAAPGSSSTVKISRYGVSGRALEITVGSKKISGPALREAVGSDVFRSTLITSIDQGTGAVIFTGRGWGHGTGLDQRGAQALAQAGWKASAILTHYFQGCALERLWK